CTTACTTTTATCAGTAAGCTGGGTGATGAGTTTGCTCGCAAAGTTTTCTTCTTCGTGCTGGGTGGTGCGGGTGGCGACAATGCCCGTAGCGGTGGCGATGATGAGCGCAGGAATTTGTCCCACCAAGCCATCTCCAATAGTCAAAATAGTGAAGGTGGAGGCACTATAGCTAATGGTCATGTCCCTTTGAAACACCCCCACCAAAAAGCCCCCGATGATATTAATAAGGGTGATGATGATTGAGGCGATCGCATCGCCCTTTACAAATTTGCTTGCCCCATCCATCGCGCCGTAAAAATCCGCCTCTTGAGTGAGAGCCGCACGGCGTTTTTTGGCCTCATCACTATCAATGAGCCCGGAGTTTAGATCCGCATCGATGGCCATTTGCTTACCGGGCATCGCATCCAAAGCAAAGCGTGCGCGCACCTCAGTTACGCGCGTTGAGCCATTAGTTACAACTAAGAGATTAACCAGCACTAAGATACTAAAGATGATTGTCCCGATTACATAGTTCCCGCTGACCGTGAACTCCCCAAAGGCGCTAATGATGTCGCTCACCGCACTAGGTCCTTTGTAGCCCTCCGTTAAAATCATGCGCGTGGTGGCGACATTGAGCGCGAGGCGATAGAGGGTTACAATGAGCAAAAGCGTAGGAAAAGCACTAAAGTCGGTGGGCTTGGTGATATAAAGCCCAATTAAAATAATGAGCACAGAGAGGGCGATAGAAATGGTGAGCAAAAAATCCAATAAAAAGGGAGGTAGGGGCACGATGATGATCCCCAAAATGGCGATCACAAAAGCGACTACGGTCAAGTCTTTAGAGCGAGTCAGTTCCCTAAAAAAAGGAAAGGTCTTTTTCAAAAGACCCTTTTGTTTGTCACGCGCCACTCTACTCCTTGCTCACAAATTCGCGCTATTTTACAACTTTTCGTGTAAATTTTGACTTTTTAGGCTATAATGCCCGCTTATCTAATTCCTATAGGAGGTCTCCATGGCTTTAAATACGGAGAAAAAACAAGAAATTATTAGGCAGTTTGCCCGTCAGGAAAACGACACGGGTTCGTGTGAAGTGCAGATCGCGCTTTTGAGTCGCAGGATTGCGGATTTGACCACCCATCTAAAGAATAATCCCAAAGATCATTCTAGTCGTCTGGGGCTTCTTAAATTAGTGGGGCATCGAAAAAATCTTCTTAAATACCTCAAGAAAACTCACCATGATCGTTATATGGAGCTTATCGGAGCCCTAGGCATCAAAAATCGTTAATGTCTTGGGTTTCTCAAACCTTCAACTTTCTCTTCGCTTTATTCTTTTTGCTCTCTTTTAAGAGGGCGAGTGCTCACACGCTGATCATTGTGCTTGTGCTCAGCGCGCTTGCCTACTATTTCACCTACAGACCTCCCTTAAAACTTTCTAGGGGTCTTAGG
This portion of the Helicobacter felis ATCC 49179 genome encodes:
- the rpsO gene encoding 30S ribosomal protein S15, with the protein product MALNTEKKQEIIRQFARQENDTGSCEVQIALLSRRIADLTTHLKNNPKDHSSRLGLLKLVGHRKNLLKYLKKTHHDRYMELIGALGIKNR